From Solanum lycopersicum chromosome 8, SLM_r2.1, the proteins below share one genomic window:
- the LOC101253008 gene encoding trans-Golgi network-localized SYP41-interacting protein 1 isoform X2: MDKNKNRTDLLAAGRKKLQQFRQKKDGKGGKSSKASRSASDATPDLVDVTAKSDHVPYGEKPLQRGDGTPPSSESLTKKHAETPLDESNNVDTVETTPASGELVKEDAGEPQAALNLDSVDQVIVDSSSISEHANAKMVNEDDKDDHLEARGTIASDMSTISPATDVPVKFSSYSGADVAVAHQLEVERLQVQEQVTDVGTMQESHNSGSKKGYSSSEVKIEGDKKLPLNEPSETSISQTATLVGDEGKEEIKAEDIQLSEPNNVPSTVLATQNAEIAEGRGHQMEDAVSGSRTEEKLVSEVQISDSSDIVSENSAENKMVNISSRSDASYISLCQLAEVVRDLDEDDFKFLLTCRDSAPNAPSLKLFDVFEKLKEQLYLASLAKDVSCLQLSEESEIQMELSRQHHKLTDLISAAKASSSELEEKNDVLADQLSQSRSEFQLIVSERDDLQKQLLISKGEIGEFSDRINELQTKLEISLGENASLSSEMVDCRNLVATLQVRNESLIGSLNLLSEENKKLLEEKENLVLENKKLGTDLAQSKTLFGSLQLDHEDLSQNFTSLSEEKMKLHGEKEHLISENENLFAQLSDYKNVVEALQVENKNINESLISVAEAKNQLQEENKSLLSETEKLGSEFSESKSLIEALQTEVAEAKGHLTSVMEERNELEVQKKYLLSETEKQSFQLAEYNNSCNKVEYDLKDASLRIEHLTEENMHLKRIMELSETMKTESPKKSSFAYQSKEEAGHQLEGSRHSNFAPENLIDGDGSNWFGVMNRHMEEADRVLEKLDNAVEEVQSQLISMSRSSSKAVSPGVSKLIQAFESKDHDDEHQPEEFQSSENRTDADPYVLIQGLTKTLRALLKDLVLAAGNGYHFLEGEKSSKTATEIAAEELRAKCDSLNEYIDILGGENIEQMVFNESLGGCFSNAKEREGELVVLNEALHKQEVATKAENSRLRENLSSIQEKLPILQNQLGEMRESCKEMGSCISNQVEGLYEEVSDRGLILQEEWNSTIDQILQTLRRLDLSVESVGSSLPSRVDHDPGCINLSSRTAASIDAAINVIEALQGQVETARHESMLSTSRELNEKLDFLQVENEKSVSLLYKIYGNLMKLVTVIPGNLQENEVDDPKKSVDLSHPDAFDSLLEQLQRFLDEKTQVEAANGKLKSELMARTKDFEELSKRSLGSDSILRVVQVVEGVISLDNFEININEPVSCLESLTSLLVQKYKEAIEDVRLSREECASKEAQVIDLQGQMDHLSSLLVQCENEVVVLRESLKRVEEDVVSIGSQYQEKVAEFEQSEQRVSSLREKLGIAVTKGKGLIVQRDSLKQSLADTSSELQKCSEELQLKDARLQEVEMKLKTYSEAGERTEALESELSYIRNSATALRETFYLKDAVLQKIEEILEDLELPEHFHSKDIIDKVDWLAKSVAGSSLPLTDWDHKNSIRGSYSDAGYALGDGWKEAPQPNMGSPEDLKIRFEELQGKFYGLAEQNEMLEQSLMERNNLVQKWEEILDRIDMPSHLRSLEPEDRIGWLVLAVSEAENQYNSLQQKYDNSESLFASASAELEESNRKISELENAYQLVVSEKELLLKSLESLNFDFEEMSRKAAQSETSNDDLQSRVGDLQKKLNEMLGAEERIHHLEGEIRRLEDVIKDFLWTSETDDVLFSTGSTESLEQLIRKLIDKYTTLSLGKPSESNTTPLEHIDKDADLSHEEKRESNVSCDEDADGGALNRKLEDALNDLLSLKEEKESTALANQSLVRELEELGIRNKELQHLLNQEEQKSSSVREKLNVAVRKGKSLVQLRDSLKQSIEELNGEVERLKSEIRLQENAISNYEGRIKDLSVYPERIKTIESECSILRDQLEEKEYTLSMILNTLDEVNVGSNIDNPVEKLKRVGQLCHDLQSALASSEHETRKSKRAAELLLAELNEVQERNDGLQEELAKSLNELSGLSKQKESAEVAKHEALERLEKLSSIHSEERKNQLAEITMLKSGVDQLGKDLYVVDSLLADVLSKDLETMHRLGSSMKVCQESTDQNHFPLLVADSSGLTFAEAENKVFGKEIGSINQKLNRHSHLLHEEAARLSEILKTIHEEISHDKQHSNSLKTDLMRLESIQKEKDAELLMVQRYNAMLYEACTTLVMEIESRKSQLVGSSLASGAPKINSVYRSLAEGHDLAEMTDRFTEEGIRSVIERLFMAVKDIMSVQNDIAEFGQKDMKAAIASLQKELQDKDVHREKICAELVNQIKEAESISKSYLQELQIAKSEMDDLHRKVKLMEKERDSLTHRIKELQDQESNFADLQLRVKSLEDMLEAKEQENEALMQALEEEEAQMEDKTKKIEEMERLLLQKNKDMENLEVSRGKTMKKLSVTVSKFDELHQLSESLLSEVENLQSQLQERDTEISFLRQEVTRCTNDAIASAQMSSKRDGDEIHDILTWIDKMISRVQAHDMDYDDGKVNQIHDYKEMIEKQVVAVISELEDLRALAQKRDLMLKVEKDKVEQLVRKEEFLENSLRDKEFQLTMLRGASGMGQLANSSSEIIEIEPVANKRVVPGTVASQVRSLRKTNNDQVAVAIDVHPDSGKLDDEDDDKAHGFKSMTTSRIVPRFTRPITDMIDGLWVSCDRTLMRQPVLRLSMIIYWVVLHALLATFVV, from the exons ATGGACAAGAACAAGAACCGAACCGATCTGCTTGCTGCCGGTCGTAAAAAG CTTCAACAATTCAGACAGAAGAAAGACGGTAAAGGTGGTAAATCAAGTAAAGCCAGTAGATCTGCTAGTGATGCTACACCAGATCTTGTTGATGTGACGGCAAAATCAGACCATGTTCCTTATGGAGAAAAACCACTTCAGAGAGGTGATGGTACTCCTCCTTCATCGGAGTCTCTCACCAAAAAACATGCTGAAACTCCTCTTGATGAGTCGAACAATGTTGACACAGTTGAAACAACACCAGCCAGTGGCGAGCTGGTAAAAGAGGATGCTGGGGAACCTCAAGCTGCATTGAATTTAGATTCTGTTGATCAGGTTATTGTTGATTCATCTTCAATTTCTGAACATGCTAATGCCAAAATGGTAAATGAGGATGATAAGGATGATCATTTGGAAGCTCGAGGAACTATTGCTTCTGATATGTCCACTATAAGTCCTGCAACGGATGTGCCTGTCAAATTCTCATCTTATTCCGGTGCTGATGTAGCAGTTGCTCACCAATTAGAAGTGGAAAGGCTGCAGGTGCAGGAGCAGGTAACAGATGTAG GGACAATGCAGGAATCACATAATTCAGGTTCAAAGAAAGGTTATTCAAGCAGTGAGGTAAAGATTGAAGGAGACAAGAAGCTTCCTTTGAACGAACCAAGTGAGACTTCTATTAGCCAGACCGCCACTCTTGTGGGAGATGAGGGCAAGGAAGAGATAAAAGCCGAAGACATTCAACTTAGCGAGCCAAACAATGTTCCGTCAACTGTTTTAGCAACTCAGAATGCTGAAATAGCTGAGGGCAGGG GTCATCAGATGGAAGATGCAGTTTCTGGTTCACGCACGGAAGAAAAACTAGTTTCTGAGGTTCAAATTTCTGACTCCAGCGATATTGTTTCTGAGAATTCTGCGGAGAATAAGATGGTGAACATCTCATCTAGGTCAGATGCGAGTTATATTAGCTTGTGTCAGCTGGCGGAGGTGGTCCGAGATCTTGATGAAGATGACTTTAAGTTCTTGCTCACGTGCAGAGACTCAGCTCCAAATGCACCTTCTCTTAAACTTTTTGACGTTTTTGAGAAGCTCAAAGAACAGTTGTACCTCGCAAGTCTTGCAAAAGATGTATCTTGTTTGCAGCTATCTGAAGAGTCAGAAATTCAGATGGAACTCAGCCGTCAACATCATAAGTTGACTGATCTAATATCTGCGGCCAAAGCTTCATCGTCTGAACTTGAAGAGAAGAATGATGTCCTCGCTGATCAGCTTTCACAATCAAGATCTGAATTTCAATTGATTGTATCTGAAAGGGATGACCTCCAAAAGCAGCTTCTCATTTCTAAAGGTGAGATTGGAGAATTTTCTGATAGAATAAATGAGTTGCAGACTAAATTGGAAATATCACTTGGTGAAAATGCAAGTTTGTCTTCAGAGATGGTCGACTGCCGGAATTTGGTGGCAACATTACAGGTTCGAAATGAGAGCTTAATAGGAAGCCTTAATTTGTTATCTGAAGAGAATAAAAAGCTTTTGGAGGAGAAGGAGAATCTTGTTCTTGAGAATAAGAAATTGGGAACAGATCTAGCACAGTCTAAAACTTTGTTCGGATCATTGCAGTTGGATCATGAAGATTTATCGCAGAACTTCACTTCTTTGAGTGAGGAGAAAATGAAACTTCATGGAGAGAAGGAACACCTAATCAGTGAGAACGAGAATCTGTTTGCTCAATTGTCGGACTACAAAAATGTTGTGGAAGCTCTTCAGGTTGAGAACAAGAACATAAATGAGAGTTTGATATCTGTAGCTGAAGCAAAGAACCAGCTTCAGGAGGAGAATAAGTCTTTGCTCAGTGAAACTGAGAAACTAGGATCAGAGTTTTCAGAGTCAAAGTCTCTAATTGAAGCTCTGCAGACGGAAGTGGCTGAAGCAAAGGGGCACTTGACCTCGGTGATGGAAGAGAGAAATGAGCTTGAGGTGCAGAAGAAGTATCTTCTCAGTGAAACTGAGAAACAGTCATTTCAGTTGGCAGAATACAATAACTCGTGCAATAAGGTGGAATATGACCTGAAAGACGCAAGTCTGCGTATCGAACATCTGACTGAGGAGAACATGCATCTGAAGAGAATAATGGAGTTGTCTGAGACGATGAAAACAGAGTCACCTAAAAAAAGTAGCTTTGCATATCAATCTAAGGAAGAAGCTGGGCATCAACTTGAAGGTTCTCGCCACTCTAACTTTGCACCAGAAAATCTAATTGATGGTGATGGTTCAAATTGGTTTGGAGTTATGAATAGACACATGGAGGAGGCAGATAGAGTACTTGAAAAGCTTGATAATGCAGTTGAAGAGGTGCAGTCTCAGTTAATTTCTATGAGTAGGTCGTCTAGTAAAGCTGTTTCACCTGGTGTGTCAAAACTTATTCAAGCTTTTGAGTCAAAAGACCATGATGACGAGCACCAACCGGAGGAGTTCCAGTCATCTGAAAATCGAACAGATGCAGATCCCTATGTGCTGATTCAAGGGCTAACAAAAACATTAAGGGCGTTGCTGAAAGATTTGGTGCTGGCAGCGGGCAATGGCTACCATTTTCTCGAAGGAGAGAAAAGTAGTAAAACAGCCACTGAGATTGCTGCTGAAGAACTGAGGGCCAAATGTGACTCTCTGAATGAATACATTGATATTTTGGGAGGAGAAAACATTGAGCAAATGGTTTTCAATGAAAGTTTAGGGGGATGTTTCTCGAATGCTAAAGAAAGGGAGGGAGAGCTTGTGGTCCTTAATGAAGCTTTACACAAGCAAGAAGTCGCTACAAAAGCTGAGAACAGTCGGTTAAGGGAGAATCTTAGTAGCATTCAGGAAAAACTTCCTATTTTGCAGAACCAGCTGGGTGAAATGCGTGAAAGCTGCAAAGAAATGGGCTCTTGCATCTCTAATCAGGTAGAAGGTCTTTACGAGGAAGTTTCTGACAGAGGATTAATACTCCAAGAAGAATGGAACTCTACAATTGATCAGATTCTTCAGACACTGCGGAGGCTAGATTTATCTGTTGAGTCTGTTGGCTCCTCTTTGCCTTCAAGAGTAGACCATGATCCAGGGTGCATAAACTTAAGTAGTCGTACTGCTGCATCTATTGATGCTGCTATCAATGTGATTGAGGCATTGCAGGGTCAAGTTGAAACTGCTCGCCATGAGTCAATGTTGAGTACCTCTCGTGAATTAAACGAGAAGCTAGACTTCTTGcaagttgaaaatgaaaaatctgTCAGTCTTTTATATAAGATTTATGGTAACCTCATGAAACTTGTGACTGTAATACCAGGGAATCTACAAGAAAATGAAGTAGACGATCCCAAGAAATCTGTAGATCTTTCTCATCCTGATGCTTTTGATTCCTTACTGGAGCAGTTGCAAAGGTTTCTTGATGAAAAAACACAAGTTGAGGCTGCAAATGGAAAGCTGAAATCTGAGTTGATGGCCAGGACAAAAGATTTTGAAGAACTGAGCAAAAGATCCCTTGGATCAGATTCTATTTTAAGAGTGGTTCAAGTGGTTGAGGGAGTCATTTCTCTAGATAACTTTGAAATCAACATTAATGAGCCAGTATCATGTCTAGAGTCCCTGACCTCTCTCCTTGTTCAGAAATATAAAGAGGCTATTGAAGATGTGAGGTTGTCCAGGGAGGAATGTGCTTCCAAGGAAGCACAAGTGATTGATTTGCAAGGACAAATGGATCACTTGAGCTCATTACTTGTTCAATGTGAAAATGAAGTCGTAGTCCTTAGGGAAAGTTTGAAGAGAGTCGAGGAGGATGTTGTATCTATTGGTTCTCAATATCAAGAGAAAGTTGCTGAATTTGAACAGTCTGAGCAACGGGTTTCATCTCTTAGAGAGAAGCTTGGCATAGCAGTCACCAAAGGCAAAGGTCTGATTGTGCAGCGTGACAGTCTTAAACAGTCTCTTGCAGACACATCCTCAGAACTGCAGAAATGCTCTGAAGAGTTACAGTTGAAAGATGCAAGGCTTCAGGAAGTAGAAATGAAACTCAAGACCTATTCAGAGGCAGGTGAGCGCACGGAAGCTTTGGAATCTGAGCTCTCGTACATTCGCAATTCTGCTACTGCACTAAGGGAGACATTCTATCTCAAAGACGCTGTTCTTCAGAAAATAGAGGAGATTCTAGAAGATTTGGAGCTTCCGGAGCATTTCCATTCAAAGGATATCATCGATAAAGTTGATTGGTTGGCGAAGTCAGTTGCTGGGAGCTCTTTACCTCTGACTGATTGGGATCACAAGAACTCTATTAGGGGATCATACTCTGATGCAGGATATGCTCTTGGTGACGGATGGAAAGAGGCGCCACAGCCAAACATGGGTTCTCCCGAAGACCTTAAAATAAGATTTGAGGAGCTCCAGGGCAAGTTTTATGGGTTGGCAGAACAAAATGAGATGCTTGAACAATCCTTGATGGAAAGAAACAACCTTGTTCAGAAGTGGGAAGAGATTTTAGACAGGATAGACATGCCTTCACACTTAAGATCTCTGGAGCCAGAAGATCGGATTGGTTGGTTAGTGCTTGCTGTTTCAGAAGCTGAAAACCAGTACAACTCTCTCCAACAAAAGTATGATAATTCTGAATCATTATTTGCATCAGCAAGTGCTGAACTTGAAGAGtcaaatagaaaaatatctGAGCTTGAAAATGCATATCAATTGGTTGTCAGTGAGAAAGAGTTACTTTTGAAGAGCttggagtctctgaactttgatTTTGAGGAAATGTCAAGGAAGGCTGCACAATCCGAAACGAGTAATGATGACTTGCAGAGCAGAGTAGGTGACTTGCAGAAGAAACTGAATGAAATGCTTGGAGCAGAGGAGCGTATTCATCATCTTGAAGGTGAAATAAGAAGATTGGAAGATGTGATCAAAGATTTCCTTTGGACTTCTGAAACAGATGATGTGTTATTTAGCACTGGTAGCACTGAATCTTTGGAGCAGCTAATTAGGAAGCTTATAGATAAGTATACCACACTTTCTTTGGGGAAACCTTCTGAGTCTAATACAACTCCTCTTGAGCATATTGATAAAGACGCTGATCTCTCTcatgaagaaaagagagaaagtaATGTCAGTTGTGATGAAGATGCAGATGGAGGTGCTCTCAACAGAAAATTGGAGGATGCTCTAAACGACTTGTTGTCATTGAAGGAGGAAAAGGAGAGTACTGCGTTGGCAAATCAATCATTGGTTCGTGAACTGGAAGAATTGGGTATCAGAAATAAAGAACTGCAACATCTACTCAATCAAGAGGAACAGAAGTCATCTTCTGTAAGAGAAAAATTGAATGTTGCAGTTAGAAAAGGTAAGTCGTTGGTGCAACTTCGGGACAGCCTGAAGCAATCAATTGAAGAACTGAATGGTGAAGTTGAGCGGTTAAAGTCCGAAATCAGATTGCAGGAAAATGCTATTTCAAACTATGAAGGAAGGATAAAAGATTTATCTGTATACCCTGAGAGGATAAAGACAATAGAATCTGAGTGTTCAATCCTGAGAGATCAGTTGGAAGAAAAAGAGTACACCTTGAGCATGATTTTGAATACCCTGGATGAAGTTAATGTTGGCTCCAACATCGATAATCCAGTTGAGAAGCTAAAAAGAGTTGGGCAATTATGCCATGATTTGCAATCAGCTCTTGCATCTTCTGAACATGAAACAAGGAAATCTAAAAGAGCAGCTGAGTTACTTCTTGCCGAGTTAAATGAGGTGCAAGAAAGAAATGATGGCCTCCAAGAGGAGCTAGCAAAGTCTCTGAATGAACTCTCTGGACTGTCCAAGCAAAAAGAATCTGCTGAAGTTGCTAAACATGAAGCTCTTGAGCGTTTAGAAAAGTTATCTTCCATTCACTCTGAAGAAAGAAAGAACCAATTAGCTGAAATTACAATGCTAAAATCTGGTGTGGATCAGCTTGGGAAGGATCTCTATGTTGTTGATAGTTTGCTCGCTGATGTTTTATCCAAGGATTTGGAGACTATGCACCGTCTTGGTTCTAGTATGAAAGTTTGCCAAGAATCAACTGATCAAAATCACTTTCCTCTACTTGTGGCTGATTCAAGTGGCCTTACGTTTGCAGAAGCAGAAAACAAG GTTTTTGGGAAAGAAATTGGTTCTATCAACCAAAAGCTAAACAGGCACTCACATTTATTGCATGAAGAAGCTGCTCGTTTATCTGAAATATTAAAAACCATACATGAAGAAATATCCCACGACAAGCAGCACTCAAATTCATTGAAGACAGACCTGATGCGATTAGAATCTATTCAAAAGGAGAAAGATGCGGAATTGCTTATGGTGCAAAGATACAATGCTATGCTTTATGAAGCTTGTACCACTTTGGTTATGGAAATTGAAAGCAGAAAATCCCAATTGGTTGGAAGCAGCTTAGCTTCTGGGGCTCCCAAAATCAATTCTGTGTATCGAAGTTTAGCTGAAGGACATGATTTGGCTGAGATGACTGACCGGTTTACTGAGGAAGGTATTAGGTCAGTAATAGAGAGATTATTCATGGCTGTGAAAGATATTATGAGTGTGCAAAATGATATTGCTGAATTTGGTCAAAAGGATATGAAAGCTGCTATAGCAAGTCTGCAGAAAGAACTTCAGGACAAAGATGTTCATAGAGAGAAAATATGTGCAGAACTTGTTAATCAGATTAAGGAAGCTGAATCTATTTCAAAGAGTTATTTACAAGAGCTTCAGATAGCAAAATCTGAGATGGATGATTTACACAGGAAGGTGAAACTGATGGAGAAGGAACGAGATTCTCTGACACACAGGATAAAAGAACTGCAAGATCAGGAATCTAACTTTGCTGACTTACAGTTAAGAGTTAAATCACTTGAAGACATGCTAGAGGCAAAGGAACAAG AAAACGAGGCACTGATGCAAGCACTTGAGGAGGAGGAAGCTCAAATGGAagacaaaacaaaaaagattgAGGAAATGGAGAGACTCCTgcttcaaaaaaataaagatatggAGAACCTTGAAGTTTCCCGTGGAAAGACCATGAAGAAGCTTTCTGTTACAGTAAGCAAATTTGATGAACTTCATCAACTATCTGAAAGCCTTCTGTCCGAGGTTGAGAATCTTCAGTCACAATTACAAGAGCGAGATACAGAGATTTCTTTCTTGAGGCAAGAAGTTACAAGATGCACTAATGATGCAATAGCTTCTGCTCAGATGAGTAGCAAAAGAgatggtgatgaaatccatgacATTTTGACATGGATAGACAAGATGATTTCTCGAGTCCAGGCTCATGATATGGATTATGATGATGGAAAAGTCAACCAGATTCATGATTATAAAGAAATGATAGAGAAACAGGTGGTGGCTGTAATATCTGAGTTGGAGGACCTGCGTGCACTGGCACAGAAAAGAGATTTGATGTTGAAAGTAGAGAAAGATAAAGTAGAACAACTGGTGAGAAAAGAAGAATTTCTTGAGAACTCTTTGCGTGACAAGGAATTTCAATTAACCATGCTTCGAGGTGCTAGTGGCATGGGGCAACTAGCGAATTCTTCATCAGAGATTATAGAGATAGAGCCAGTG GCCAACAAAAGGGTAGTGCCTGGAACTGTTGCATCTCAAGTTCGCAGTTTGCGAAAAACTAATAATGACCAAGTAGCTGTTGCTATAGATGTGCATCCTGATAGTGGGAAACtagatgatgaagatgatgataagG CTCATGGTTTCAAGTCAATGACGACATCAAGAATTGTCCCACGGTTTACAAGACCCATAACCGACATGATAGATGGTCTATG GGTATCCTGTGATCGCACACTAATGCGGCAGCCTGTTCTACGGCTTAGTATGATCATCTATTGGGTTGTGTTGCATGCTCTTCTTGCGACATTTGTAGTATGA